One Chelonoidis abingdonii isolate Lonesome George chromosome 17, CheloAbing_2.0, whole genome shotgun sequence DNA segment encodes these proteins:
- the H1-8 gene encoding histone H1.8 — protein sequence MDLKLAEVTRVVRISRIFDHKARANHPPTLSMVIEALKAQNEKKGTSVIAIKRYILAKYPAVDPIRLKYLLKKALTKGLDHGYLIRPQNSLALGATGRFKLASEKSMLKKTSRKMDPAGEKALKSEKKVAQKPKAQVTADKKAGSKDTKEEKPKPVSKKPKAKSTNAHPKAPAKLKTPSDARNVVKGDKKPSMKQAPQARAVGTKKATSKEKLASEAEHGDKIRTSKAKGAAPGAMGAAKAKVAKGENGPAKAKAAGGTKRTTAKGKPETKGPAKGKGKKPEAATGSLLSKEKDAREGKASKTGSKLGKKAN from the exons ATGGACCTCAAGCTAG CTGAAGTAACAAGAGTGGTCAGAATATCCAGGATCTTTGACCATAAGGCTAGAGCTAACCACCCGCCAACCCTAAGCATGGTGATTGAAGCTCTGAAGGCTCAAAATGAGAAAAAGGGCACTTCTGTCATAGCCATCAAGCGCTACATCCTTGCCAAGTACCCAGCTGTTGACCCAATAAGGCTAAAATACTTGCTGAAGAAGGCCCTGACTAAAGGTCTTGACCATGGCTACCTGATCAGACCCCAGAACTCTTTGGCATTAGGGGCAACTGGAAGGTTCAAG CTAGCATCAGAAAAGTCCATGCTTAAAAAAACCTCTAGGAAGATGGATCCAGCTGGAGAAAAGGCTCTTAAATCAGAAAAGAAGGTGGCACAGAAACCCAAAGCCCAGGTGACTGCTGACAAAAAAGCAGGAAGTAAAG ACACAAAGGAGGAGAAACCAAAACCTGTGAGCAAGAAACCCAAGGCAAAATCCACTAAC GCCCACCCCAAAGCTCCTGCTAAGCTGAAGACACCCAGTGATGCTCGAAATGTTGTGAAAGGTGACAAGAAACCAAGTATGAAACAGGCACCTCAAGCCAGGGCGGTTGGGACCAAGAAAGCCACCTCCAAAGAGAAGTTGGCCTCAGAGGCAGAGCATGGAGACAAGATCAGGACTTCCAAAGCCAAGGGggcagctcctggagccatgGGGGCTGCAAAAGCAAAGGTGGCTAAAGGTGAAAATGGGCCAGCCAAAGCAAAGGCCGCTGGTGGGACAAAGAGAACCACTGCCAAAGGGAAGCCTGAGACAAAGGGCCCTGCGAAAGGCAAGGGGAAGAAGCCTGAGGCAGCCACAGGCTCTCTGCTCAGCAAAGAAAAGGATGCAAGAGAAGGTAAAGCCTCTAAAACTGGCAGCAAGCTTGGCAAGAAAGCAAACTAG
- the RHO gene encoding rhodopsin: MNGTEGPNFYVPMSNKTGIVRSPFEYPQYYLADPWKFSALSAYMFLLILLGFPVNFLTLYVTIQHKKLRTPLNYILLNLAFANLFMIFGGFTTTMYTSMHGYFIFGTTGCNVEGFFATLGGEIALWSLVVLAIERYVVVCKPMSNFRFSETHALMGVIFTWVMALACAAPPLFGWSRYIPEGLQCSCGIDYYTLKPEVHNESFVIYMFVVHFLIPLIIISFCYGRLVCTVKEAAAQQQESATTQKAEREVTRMVIIMVISFLICWVPYASVAFYIFTHQGSDFGPVFMTIPAFFAKSSAIYNPVIYIVMNKQFRNCMITTICCGKNLLGDDDASAGTKTETSSVSTSQVSPA; the protein is encoded by the exons ATGAATGGAACAGAGGGTCCAAATTTCTATGTGCCCATGTCCAACAAGACAGGGATAGTACGGAGTCCATTTGAGTATCCTCAGTACTACCTCGCTGACCCATGGAAGTTCTCTGCACTGTCTGCTTACATGTTTCTGCTGATTCTCCTTGGCTTCCCTGTCAACTTCCTGACTCTGTATGTCACCATCCAACACAAGAAACTCCGGACACCCCTCAACTACATCCTTTTGAACCTGGCCTTTGCTAACCTCTTCATGATCTTTGGAGGATTCACCACCACCATGTACACCTCAATGCATGGTTATTTTATCTTTGGGACAACAGGCTGCAACGTTGAAGGTTTCTTTGCTACACTGGGTG gTGAAATAGCTCTGTGGTCCCTAGTAGTCTTGGCCATTGAAAGATACGTGGTTGTCTGCAAGCCCATGAGCAACTTCCGATTTAGTGAGACCCATGCCCTCATGGGTGTCATTTTCACCTGGGTCATGGCCCTggcctgtgctgctcctccactATTTGGATGGTCTAG GTACATCCCAGAGGGTTTGCAGTGCTCATGTGGAATTGATTATtacactctgaaacctgaggtCCACAATGAATCTTTTGTCATCTACATGTTTGTGGTTCACTTCCTCATTCCACTGATCATCATTTCCTTCTGTTATGGGCGCCTGGTCTGCACTGTTAAAGAG GCTGCCGCTCAGCAACAGGAatctgccaccacccagaaagcCGAAAGAGAAGTTACTCGCATGGTCATCATCATGGTTATTTCCTTCCTCATTTGCTGGGTCCCCTATGCCAGCGTagctttctacattttcaccCACCAGGGATCTGACTTTGGCCCTGTCTTCATGACTATCCCAGCTTTCTTCGCTAAGAGCTCTGCTATCTACAACCCAGTGATTTACATTGTAATGAACAAACAG TTCCGTAACTGCATGATCACCACCATTTGCTGTGGAAAGAACCTGCTGGGTGATGACGACGCTTCTGCTGGCACCAAGACAGAGACTTCTTCAGTCTCCACCAGCCAGGTTTCTCCTGCATAG